The genomic region CGACGAGCGGCTGTCCCGCAGCCACTTCCAGGCCGCGGACGCCTGCAACCTGGGCGGCCTGCCCAACGAGACCGGGGGGCGCGGCTGGCTGGACAGCCTGGTCGACGCGCTGGGCAAGGGCACGGCGTTCCGCAGCGTCGGGATCGGCAGCACCCTGCCGCGGTCGCTCGTCGGCAACAACGGCGCGCTCTCCCTGAACAGCGTCGGGTCGCTGCGGCTCAACGGCGACGACCGCTACCGGGCCGCCACCGAGAAGGCGATCCGCGGGCTCTTCACCGGCATCAACCACCCCGTCGAGGAGGCCGTGCAGTCCGGGCTCGGCGCGCTGGCCACCGCGCAGAAGCTCGCCGCCAAGCCCTACCAGCCGGCCGAGGGCGTGAAGTACGAGGGCGTCGGCTACGCCTTCCAACAGCTCGCCCAACTGATCAAGGGCGGGGCCAACGTGCGGGTCGCCACCGTCGGCATGGGCGGTTACGACACCCACGAGAACCAGGGCACCCGCTCCGGCGGCCAGCTCCACCGGCGACTCGGCGAGCTGGCCGGCGCGCTGGCCGCGTTCTTCACCGACCTCGGGCCGCAGGCCGCCGACGTGACCGTCATGGTCTCCAGCGAGTTCGGCCGGCGCGTCGCCTCCAACAGCGGGGGCACCGACCACGGCCACGGCGGCGTGATCACCCTGCTCTCCGGGCGTAAGCTGGCCGGCTCGCTGCTCGGCACCTGGAATGGATTGAACGACCTGGACTCCGGCGACGTACCTGAGTACAACAACATGTTCAACGTCTACGGGGCCGTCGCGCAGGGCCGCTTCGGGCTCACCAACGCGGAGGTGGACAAGATCTTCCCGCGGCAGAAGTACGCCCCGATGAAGCTGTACGCGTGACGCACCAGGACACGTACGCGGCCGGCCGCCACACCGGGACCTACCCCCGGTACGGCGGCCGGCCGTTCCCTCCACCGCCACCGCCGGCGGCGCCGCGGCGCGGCCCCGGCGGTCGCCGGACGCTGTCCGCCCTGTTCTGGGTGGGACTGGTGGCCGGCGTGCTGCCCTGGTGGCTGGACACCCCGGCCGGTTCGCTGGCCACCACCGCCGACCTCCTGACCGCGGCGGGTCGGATCACCGGGCTGGTGGCCGGCTACCTGCTGCTGGTGCAGGTGCTGATGATGAGCCGGCTCGGCGTGCTCGAGCGGTGGATCGGCGGCGAGCGGATCTCCCGTGTGCACCGGGACCTCGGCGCCACGCTGCTCGTCGCGGTGCTCGCCCACATGGCGCTGATCGTGGTCGCCTACGCCGACGTGGAGGGCAACTCCGTCGTCGGCGAGGTCGGCGTGCTGCTGCGCGACTACGAGGACATGGTCAGCGCGTTCGCGGCCGCCGGCATCCTGGTGCTGGTCGGGTTCACCGGGATCCGGGCGATCCGCACCGTGCTGCCGTACGAGCTCTGGTACCACCTGCACCTGACGAGCTACGGTGCGCTGTTGCTCGGCTTCGCCCACCAGTTCAGCAACGGCGCACAGCTCTTCGAGCCCGGCCCGGTCCGCACCGGCTGGATCGCGGCGTACCTGCTGGTGCTCGCCGCGCTCGTCTGGGGGCGGCTCGTCGCGCCGCTGCGGTTCAACCTGCGGCACCGGCTGCGGGTGGCCGACGTGGTCGCGGAGACGCCGGACACCATCTCGATCTACCTGACCGGCCGCCGGTTGAACCAGGCGGACCTGCTCGGCGGGCAGTACTTCCGCTGGCGGTTCCTCACCCGCGGCTGCTGGTGGCAGTCGCACCCGTTCTCGCTGTCCGCCGCCGGCAACGGCCGGTGGCTGCGCCTGACCGTCAAGGTGGTCGGATCGCACACCGCCGACCTGCGCGGCCTCGACCCCGGCACGCTGGTCTGGGCGGAGGGCCCGTCGGGCACGTTCACCGCCGCGCACCGCACCCGCGAGCGGGCGCTGCTGATCGCCGGAGGGAGCGGCATCGCCCCGCTGCGGGCGATGCTCGAGGAGTTGCCGCCGGGCGCGGCGTTGATCTACCGCGCCCGTACACCGGCCGACGTGCTGCTCCACCAGGAGCTGGACTGGCTGGCCCAGGCCCGGCACACCTCGATCTGGTACGTCATCGGCCGCCGCGACGACCCCGGGCCGCGCCAGGTCATGAGCCCGGACGGGCTCCGCCAACTGGTCCCCGACCTGAACCGCCGGGACGTCTACCTGTGCGGCCCGCCCGGTCTGGTCGAGGAGTCGGTGCGGGCGCTGCGCGAGGCCGGCGTGTCCCGCCGCCAGATCCACCTGGCCACGTTCGAGCTGTAGCCGTCGGAGAGTAGAGGCACCCATGCGTCGCGCGTTCCTCGCGATCACCGGCCTGGCCGCCAGCACCACCGCCCTGGTCGTGCTGAAGGGTTCGCCGGACGCCAGCCAGACCGCCCGGGACGTCCCGGTGGGTCAGGCGTCCGGCCTGCCCGCGGAGCCGGTGGCGGAGCCGTCCGGGGCCGCCCCGGCGCCGGCCACCTCGGCCGCCCCGGCGTCAGCCCGCCCGGGCACGAGCGCGACGCCGGGCCGGACGCCGGGCACGCGCGGCGGCGGCGCCAGCACGAAACCGACCACCGCCGCGCCGAGGCGCACCACGGCGGCGCCGCGGACCACGAGCACCACCCGCACGGTGAGCGGTCCGGTGGTGTCGAACGAGTACGGCAACGTCCAGGTGCAGATCACCGTCTCCGGCACCCGGATCACGAAGGCTGTCGCCCTGGAGCTGCCCGACGGCGGCCAGTCCACCCAACGCAGCGACCGGGTCGACGCCGCCTACAGCGGCACCTCGGGGCAGGTCGTGCAGCGCCAGGGCGCCGACCTCGACACGGTCTCCGGGGCCACCGCCACCAGCTCCGCCTACCAGCAGTCGTTGCAGGCCGCTATCGACCAGGCCCGCTGACATGACCGCGCCGCTGACCCGGCCCGGCCTGCACCGGGTCGAGCAGATCATGGGTACGGCGATCAGTCTGGATCTCGCCGACGACCTGCCCGCCCCGACCCTGCACGAGCTGGCCGACCAGGTCTTCGACTGGATGCGCGAGGTGGACGCGCGGTTCAGCACGTACCGGGCGTGCAGCGAGGTGCGCCGCTTCGACCGGGGCGAACTGCTGCTCTCCGAGGCCTCCGCGGACCTGCGGGCGGTGCTGGCGACCTGCGCCGACCTGTGGGCGGCCACCGACGGGTTCTTCGACGCGTACGCCACCGGCGGGCTCGACCCGTCCGGCTACGTGAAGGGCTGGGCCGCCCAGGTCGCGTCCGACCGGCTGCTCGCGGCAGGGGCGGCCAACCACTGCGTCAACGCGGGGGGCGACGTCCGGGTCCGGGGCCACGCGGCGACGGGCCGGCCGTGGCGGGTCGGCGTGCGGCATCCCTGGGACGCCACGGCGACCTGCCTGGTGCTCACCGGCACCGACCTGGCGGTGGCCACCTCCGGGGTCTACGAGCGCGGCCACCACGTGCTGGACCCGCGGCGGGGCGCCCCGGCCAGCGGCCTGCGGGCGGTCACCGTGGTCGGACCGGATCTCGGGGTGGCCGACGCGTACGCCACCGCGGCGGTGGCGATGGGCGTGGCCGGTATCGGGTGGCTGGACCGGCTTCCCGGCCACACCCACGCGATCGTGACCGACGACGCCCGCCTCCTGCACTCGACAGCCCTCCCGCTGGCCGCCTGACCCGGCGCTCGCACCCCGCCCGCCTCGCTCCCGCGATCTTGCACTTTCGGCCCCCGGTTCACCCGGTATGCCCGCCTGTGCCGGGGCGCGAACTGCAAGATCGCGGGAGACGGGTGGGGCGGTGTCAGCGGGTGGGGCGGTGGGTGCCGGCCGGGCGGGTGCCGGTCGGTCTCGGGCGGCCGGGGCGGGAGCCCGCGGGACGGGTGCCGGCCCAGCGGTGCCGTGGGCGGCTGCGGTACGGCGGCTCCGTGCCGCCGGTCTGCGGTGCGGTGTCGTCGGTGGACATCATTTCCCCGCTCCCCGGGGCGCGTTCGCCCCGTCGCCGTGCTCAACGAGGAGGGGCGCCCCGGCGACGCTGCCGCCGCGCGTCCGGTCCGCAGCGGGTCACATGCCCCGGCGGGGGAGCGGGAGGTGCCCGGGGAGCAGGTCGGAGGTGAGCGTGACCCCGGTCGCCCGCAGGGCGTCGATCAGGGTGTTCTGCACCAGGTAGGAGTCGGGCAGTTGCCAGCGGGCCTGCTCGGGCGCGACGGCCCAGCGGACCGCGCCCTCGGGCAACCGGGTGGGTGGCGCCGGGATCCACGAGCCGGGTCCGTGCCGTACCACGTGGAAGCAGTGCTCCAACTCCGGCCGCAGCGGGTCGCCGGGGCGGACCAGGAACATCCACCGCCCGGTCGGGGTCACCAGCACCGGTCCCCGTACGCCGGCGCCGGCCGGGTGGACCTGCACCGCGTCCAGCACCCGCCGGCCGAGGTGGGCGGGCACCTCCAGCACGTCGAACGCCCGCCCGGTGGGCAGCAGCACCCCGTGTGGCCTGGTACGCCACCAGGTTGCGACCCGGGCGGGGTCGACGCTGGCCGCGTGCTCCCAGTTCTCCAGGGCCGGGTGGCAGCCGACCGTCGGGCAGCCGGCGCGCCCGCAGACGAAGCGACTGCGGGCCAGGCAGGCGCCCGGCGTCACCGCCCAGCCGTGCGCCGCGTAGCGCACCGCGATCCGGCGCAGCCGGACCCGTTCCAGTGGCGACAGTTGCGCGACCCGCGGGCCGACATTCCCCCACATGGTGCCATCTCCCCTCGTCGGGCCCGCTGTGCGTCGCGTCTTACGTTGAGCGCCGTCACTGCCGTAACCCGCGATCGTTGAGTTGACGAACGGCTGATGCAACTTGCACGAAAACTATGAGGACTGGCTGTACGGCTGACGCACAAGCTGTGCGACCAGCGAAAACCTGAGACGTACCGCGCGCCCCACGATCGCGAGGAAGTCATCCGGTTCTCGGCTGGATCTCGGACAGGGGGAGGGATGGGGAGATGGACGAGCTGCCCATAGGCCGACGGGTGGCCTACTGGCGGGGCCGCCGCAAGATGTCGCAGCAGGTCTTCGCGGACCGGCTGGGCAAGTCCAAGAGCTGGGTCGACAAGGTCGAGCGCGGCGTGCGCCGGCTGGACAAGTTCTCGGTCCTCTACGAGATCGCGGACATCCTCCAGGTCGACGTGCAGCTGCTGCTCGGCAAGGACCCCGAGCGGCGGACCGACGCGCTGAACTGCATCGACCAGGTCGAGGTCGAGGAGATCCGCGCGGCCCTGGAGCGGTACGACTCGATGAGCGCGTACTTCGACGCCGCGCCGTACCCGCCGCCGCTGGCCGACATGCGCAAGGCCGTCAACCACGCGTGGCTCACCTACCAGTACGGCCGGTACGGGATGCTCACCCGGGCCCTGCCGAAGCTGCTGCGCGACGCCCAGGCGGCCGACGCCGGCTACGGGGGCGACGACGCCCGCGAGGCCGCCCACCTGCTCGGGCAGGTCTACCAGATCGCCTCCTCGGTGCTGCGCAAACTTGGCGAGTGCGACCTGGCGTGGCTGGCCGCCGACCGGTCGATGGCGGTCGCCCAGCGGGCCGACGACCCGCTGCTGGCCGGCGTCGCCACGACCCGGGTCTGCAACGCGCTGGTCGCCATGGGCCGGGCCCGTCCGGCGCTGGAGCTGAACGTCACCATCGCGAACCGGCTCGCGCCGGGCGGCGCCAACGACGCCTCCCCGGCACGGCTCTCCGTCTACGGCATGCTGCTGCTGCAGGGCGCGATGGCCGCCGCCCGGATCGGCGACTCGGCCACCGTCGACGACCTGATCAGCGGCGCGCAGGAGGCGGCCGTCCTGCTGGGCGGCGACCAGAACCACTACTGGACCTCGTTCGGGCCCACCAACCTCGAGCTGCATCGCGCCGCGGCGGCCGTCGAACTCGGCGACGGCGGACGGGCCGTGGAGGTGCACCAGCTGAAGATCCAGGAGCCGGCGTTCAACGCGCTGCTGCCCGAGCGGCGCGCGCACCACCTGCTCGACATCGCGCGCGGCTACGCCCAGATGGGCGACGTGGCCAACGCCGGCGAGATGCTGCTGCGTGGCGACCGCCTCGCGCCGTCCGAGATCCGGTGCCGGCCCATCTCCCACGAGGTGATGTCCGACGTCCTCCGTCGCACACGTGGTGCGCCGCCTTCTCCGATTGCGGAGTTGGCTGAGCACATGGGAGTAGGGGTATGAGCGCGGAGCCGGTGTGATGTCCGGCCCGCAGTCCAGCAACGGGCGCCGCGAGGTGCTCTACGTCATCGCCTGCGGCTCGCCGCTGGCCCGGTACGTCGGCCGGCTGGTCGACCTGGCCCAGCAGGACGGCTGGGACGTTTGCGTGATCACCACGCCGGACGGCGCGAAGTTCGTCGACCAGGCGGCCCTGCTCCGGCAGACCGGCCACCCGGTGCGAATGCACTACAAGCAGCCGGGCGATCCGGACCTGCTGCCGCCGGCCGACGCCATGATCGTCTGCCCGGCCACCGTCAACACGGTCAACAAGTGGGCGGCCGGGATCACCGACACACTCGCCCTGGGGCTGTTGGTGGAGGCACAGGGCTTGGGCGTGCCGATCGTGGCGGTGCCGTTCACCAACGCCGCGATGGCCGCCCACCCGGCGTTCCAGGCCGGCCTGGCCCGCCTGGACGAATGGGGCGTGACGGTGCTCTTCGGCGACCACGTCTTTCCGCTGCACCCACCGGGCACCGGCGAGCGCCACCTGCACGCCTTCCCCTGGGGAGTCGGGCTCACCGCGCTGCGCGCCCGCCTCTGCCCCGTGGTCTGACCCGAACACCGCCCGGTCGCGGCCCGCCGCCGCTGGTCCGCGTGGGGCCGGCGCCGTTCGGTCCCGGTCCGGCGCCTCCGGCGCGAGCGGGCGGGCGCCGTTCGGTTCCGGTCCGACGCCGCCGGCGCGAGCGGGCGGGCGCCGCCCGGCCCCGGCCCGACGCCGCCGGCGCGACTGGCACCGGCGCGAGTGGTACCGGTGCCGTTCCCACCGGGTCCGGCGGGGGACGCCGCCCGGCACAGCCCGCGCCGGTAAGCTGGCCCGCCGTGAGCACAACCGGATCCGGGCCGACGGTGACCGACGTGGTGGCCGAGCTGGAGCGGCGCTACCCGCCGGTCTGGGCCGAGGACTGGGACCGGGTCGGTCTGGTGCTCGGTGAGCCGTCCGCCCCGGTACGTCGCGTGCTCTGTGTGGTGGACGTGGTGCCCGAGACGGTCGCCGAGGCGCTCGCCGCCGGCGTGGACATGATCGTCGCCCACCACCCGCTGCTGCTGCGTGGCGTCTCCTCGGTCGCCCCGACCACGTACAAGGGGCGGATCGTCCACCAGCTGATCCGTGCCGGAGTGGCGCTCTACGTGGCCCACACCAACGCCGACGTGGCCGCCCCGGGCGTCTCCGACGCGCTCGCGGCCCGGTTCGGGCTGACCGGGCTGCGCCCGCTGCACCCGGCCGCCCCCGGCTCGCCCGCGTACGGTCCCGGGCGCGGGATCGGCCGGATCGGCGAGCTGCCCCGGTCGATGACGCTCGCCGAACTGACCCGGCACGCCGCCGCGGTGCTCCCCGCCACGTCCTGGGGCGTCCGCGCCGCTGGCGACCCGGGGCGTACGGTGCGTACGCTCGCGGTCAGCGGCGGCTCGGGGGACGCCTTCCTGGCCGACGCGGCCGCCGCCGGGGTGGACGCGTTCCTCACCGCAGACCTGCGGCACCACCCGGCCGGCGAAAACCTCGCCGCCGAGGGTCCCGCCCTGCTCGACGCCGCCCACTGGGCGACCGAGCGACCCTGGTTGGACGACCTGGCCGCGCTCCTGCGGGAGACGCCGGGCGTCGAGACCCTGGTGTCCGACCTGGACACCGACCCGTGGACCGTACACGCCGCCACACCCGCGGTGGACGACAAGGAGCCCCGACCGTGAAGGCTGACCCCCAGGTCCAGCGCCGCCTGCTCGACCTTCAGGCGATCGACACCGCCCTCGCCCAGCTCGCCCACCGCCGTCGCGCGCTGCCCGAGCGGGCCGAGTTGGAGTCGCTGGCCCGGGAGCTGTCCGGGTTGGAGGACGAGCGGGTACGCGCCCAGGTGGCGGTCGACGACCTGGACCGGGACATCGCGCGGCTGGAGAAGGACGTCGACCAGGTCCGGGCCCGCAAGGAGAAGGACCAGGCCCGGCTGGCCGCCGGCACCGGCCCGGCCCGGGAGCTGGAGGCGCTTCAGCACGAGCTGGTCTCGCTCAACCGGCGTCAGGGCGACCTGGAGGACGCCGAGCTGGAGCTGATGGAGCAGCGGGAGACCGCGCAGGGCGTGCTCGACGGCGTGGAGCAGCGGCTGGCCGAGGCCCGGGACAAGCGGGCGGCCACCGAGCAGCGCCGGGACGAGAGCCTCGCCGAGATCGCCAAGGAGGAGGAGTTCAAGCGCTCCGCCCGGCAGCCGCTCGCCGGTGACCTCCCGGCCGAGCTGGTGACGCTCTACGACCGGATCCGCGAGGACACCGGCCTGGGCGCGGCGCTGCTCACCGCGGGCCGCTGCGGCGGCTGCCGGCTGGAGCTCTCCGGCGCCGACCTGGCCCGGATCCGCAAGGCGGACCCGGACGACGTGGTCCGCTGCGAGGAGTGCCGGCGAATCATGGTCCGGACCAACGAGTCGGGCCTGTAGTCGCGATGGCGCCCCGCGTGGTGCTGATCGAGGCCGACGGCGGGTCGCGGGGCAATCCCGGCCCGGCCGGCTACGGCGCGGTGGTCCGCGACCCGGACACCGGCGAGGTGCTCGCCGAGCGGTCCGAGTCGATCGGGGTGACCACCAACAACGTGGCCGAGTACCAGGGTCTGATCGCCGGCCTGGAGGCCGCCGCCGAGCTGGGCGCCACCGAGGTCGACGCCCGGATGGACTCTAAGCTCGTGGTCGAGCAGATGAGTGGCCGCTGGCAGATCAAGAACGCGGGTCTGCGCCCGCTCGCCGCCCAGGCCGCCGCACTGGTGGGGCGGTTCGCCGCGGTCCGGTTCAGCTGGATCCCCCGGGAACAGAACCGGCACGCCGACGCGCTCGCCAATGCCGCGATGGACGCGGCAGCCGGCGCTCCGGCCCGGCCGGTGGTCGACGAGCCCCGGATCGTCGAGCCGCCGCGCGCGGTGTCCGGGCCCGACGAGGCGGACCGGGCCCGCGCCCGGAAGGTCGCCGACCGGGCCGCCACGGCGCGGACGACCGGCAGCGACCCGACGACCGCGCCGGCCTCGTGGGAGCCGCGGCCCAGCCTCACCGCGACCCGACTGGTCCTGGTCCGGCACGGCGAGACCGAGTACACCGAGCAGCGCCGCTACTCCGGCCGGGGGGACATCCCCCTGTCGGTGCGGGGGCGGAAGCAGGTCCGGGCCACCGCCGCGCGGGTGGCCGCGCTGGCGCCCGGCGCCGTGGCTGTGGTCAGCTCCCCGCTGTCCCGGTGCGTGGCGACCGCCGAGGCGATCGCCGCGGCCCTGGGCGACCTGCCGTTGCGCCGCGACGACGACCTCGTCGAGTGCGACTTCGGCCTCTGGGAGGGGCGGACCTTCGCCGAGGTGCGCGAGGGGTGGCCGGGGGAGCTGGACGCCTGGCTCGCCTCGACCCGGGTCGCGCCGCCGCAGGGGGAGTCGTTCGCCGGGGTCGCCGAGCGTGCCGGCCGGGCGGTCGCCGCGCTCTGCGAGGCGTACCCCCGGGAGACCGTCGTGGTGGTCTCGCACGTCTCGCCGATCAAGCTGCTGCTGCGCGACGCCCTCGCGGCGGACGACGCCTTCCTGCACCGGCTCTACCTCGACGCCGCCGGCATCTCCGTGGTGGACCTGTGGCCGGACGGCGGGGTGGCGGTCCGCTCGGTCAACGAGACGGCCCACCTCGACGGCATCGCCTGACGTCGACGCGTCGGTAAGGGTAACTCCCGCCACGGTGGACGGTGCTCCTCGGCGCCGCCCCGACGCTCCGCCGGCCCCCCCAGGAACCAGCGGTCGCCATCGCGCGGCCGCCGAAGGGCGATGCCCGCCCGCCGTTCGGCGCAGCTCTCCGGCCGTTCGGCGCAGCACCCTCCGACCACCTGGCGTGACGGCGGTCACAGGGTCGTAGCCTCCGGCCGTCACAACGCGAGTTACGACTTCCCGGAGGTCTGTCTCATGGCTGCACCCGAACCGGAGGCGCCACCCAAGGCGTCGTCCAGGGCGAAGGATCACAGTCCGTGGAACTGGTTGCTCTTCATCCCGATCGTGGTGCCGCTGGTCCCGGCGTTCTTCAACGCGGACTCGCCCCGTCTGTTCGGCTTTCCGCGCTTCTACTGGCTCCAGTTGGCCTTCATCATCCTCGGCGTGACCACCACCACCGTGGTGTACCAGCTGACGAAGAAGCGGGGTGACCGCTGATGTGGCGCGACCACCTCACCGAGATCATCGTCTTCTCGCTGCTCTTCCTGCTGGTCAGCGCGATGGGCTTCGTGGCCGCTCGGTGGCGGGCGCCGCAGGACATGGCGCACCTGGACGAGTGGGGCCTGGGCGGACGGAGCTTCGGCGGCTGGATCACCTGGTTCCTCGTCGGCGGTGACCTCTACACCGCGTACACCTTCGTGGCGGTGCCGGCGCTGATGTTCGGCGCGGGCGCGGCCGGCTTCTTCGCCGTGCCGTACACCATCGTGATCTACCCGCTGGTGTTCCTGGTGCTGGTCCGGCTCTGGTCGGTCTCGCACCGGCACGGCTTCGTCACCCCGGCCGACTTCGTCCGGAAGCGGTTCGACTCGCCGGTGCTGGCATTGCTGATCGCGATCACCGGCATCGTGGCCACCATGCCGTACATCGCCCTGCAGCTGGTCGGCATCGAGGCGGTCCTCAAGACCATGGGGGTGACCGGCGAGAGCACGCTCGCCCGGCACCTGCCGATCATCATCGCGTTCGCCATCCTGGCCGCCTACACCTACCAGTCCGGGCTGCGCGCGCCGGCGCTGATCGCCTTCGTCAAGGACTCGCTGATCTACATCGTGATCCTGGTGGCGGTCTTCTACCTGCCGTACAAGCTGGGTGGCTGGGGGGACATCTTCGCCGCGGCGGACGCCAAGTTCGACGGGACACCCAATCCGAACGACGGCGTCCTGCTCAACGCGAACAACCAGC from Micromonospora sp. WMMD812 harbors:
- a CDS encoding DUF1501 domain-containing protein; translation: MEKTVYTYPLHPDCPDLRRLADNPAEALLRAEADVVAAENAAEADRYRRLEELEEAQQDGRGVTRRTFVAGAAATATALATAQFVTTSASFAATKTGTLIHVFLYGGLDGLSLVAPANDPVLAKARPDLLLGEDSLALGRGFKLTSAFKPLEQWLKAGQLGFIPAVSDERLSRSHFQAADACNLGGLPNETGGRGWLDSLVDALGKGTAFRSVGIGSTLPRSLVGNNGALSLNSVGSLRLNGDDRYRAATEKAIRGLFTGINHPVEEAVQSGLGALATAQKLAAKPYQPAEGVKYEGVGYAFQQLAQLIKGGANVRVATVGMGGYDTHENQGTRSGGQLHRRLGELAGALAAFFTDLGPQAADVTVMVSSEFGRRVASNSGGTDHGHGGVITLLSGRKLAGSLLGTWNGLNDLDSGDVPEYNNMFNVYGAVAQGRFGLTNAEVDKIFPRQKYAPMKLYA
- a CDS encoding ferredoxin reductase family protein: MTHQDTYAAGRHTGTYPRYGGRPFPPPPPPAAPRRGPGGRRTLSALFWVGLVAGVLPWWLDTPAGSLATTADLLTAAGRITGLVAGYLLLVQVLMMSRLGVLERWIGGERISRVHRDLGATLLVAVLAHMALIVVAYADVEGNSVVGEVGVLLRDYEDMVSAFAAAGILVLVGFTGIRAIRTVLPYELWYHLHLTSYGALLLGFAHQFSNGAQLFEPGPVRTGWIAAYLLVLAALVWGRLVAPLRFNLRHRLRVADVVAETPDTISIYLTGRRLNQADLLGGQYFRWRFLTRGCWWQSHPFSLSAAGNGRWLRLTVKVVGSHTADLRGLDPGTLVWAEGPSGTFTAAHRTRERALLIAGGSGIAPLRAMLEELPPGAALIYRARTPADVLLHQELDWLAQARHTSIWYVIGRRDDPGPRQVMSPDGLRQLVPDLNRRDVYLCGPPGLVEESVRALREAGVSRRQIHLATFEL
- a CDS encoding FMN-binding protein, with product MRRAFLAITGLAASTTALVVLKGSPDASQTARDVPVGQASGLPAEPVAEPSGAAPAPATSAAPASARPGTSATPGRTPGTRGGGASTKPTTAAPRRTTAAPRTTSTTRTVSGPVVSNEYGNVQVQITVSGTRITKAVALELPDGGQSTQRSDRVDAAYSGTSGQVVQRQGADLDTVSGATATSSAYQQSLQAAIDQAR
- a CDS encoding FAD:protein FMN transferase codes for the protein MGTAISLDLADDLPAPTLHELADQVFDWMREVDARFSTYRACSEVRRFDRGELLLSEASADLRAVLATCADLWAATDGFFDAYATGGLDPSGYVKGWAAQVASDRLLAAGAANHCVNAGGDVRVRGHAATGRPWRVGVRHPWDATATCLVLTGTDLAVATSGVYERGHHVLDPRRGAPASGLRAVTVVGPDLGVADAYATAAVAMGVAGIGWLDRLPGHTHAIVTDDARLLHSTALPLAA
- a CDS encoding bifunctional DNA primase/polymerase, whose amino-acid sequence is MWGNVGPRVAQLSPLERVRLRRIAVRYAAHGWAVTPGACLARSRFVCGRAGCPTVGCHPALENWEHAASVDPARVATWWRTRPHGVLLPTGRAFDVLEVPAHLGRRVLDAVQVHPAGAGVRGPVLVTPTGRWMFLVRPGDPLRPELEHCFHVVRHGPGSWIPAPPTRLPEGAVRWAVAPEQARWQLPDSYLVQNTLIDALRATGVTLTSDLLPGHLPLPRRGM
- a CDS encoding helix-turn-helix domain-containing protein, encoding MDELPIGRRVAYWRGRRKMSQQVFADRLGKSKSWVDKVERGVRRLDKFSVLYEIADILQVDVQLLLGKDPERRTDALNCIDQVEVEEIRAALERYDSMSAYFDAAPYPPPLADMRKAVNHAWLTYQYGRYGMLTRALPKLLRDAQAADAGYGGDDAREAAHLLGQVYQIASSVLRKLGECDLAWLAADRSMAVAQRADDPLLAGVATTRVCNALVAMGRARPALELNVTIANRLAPGGANDASPARLSVYGMLLLQGAMAAARIGDSATVDDLISGAQEAAVLLGGDQNHYWTSFGPTNLELHRAAAAVELGDGGRAVEVHQLKIQEPAFNALLPERRAHHLLDIARGYAQMGDVANAGEMLLRGDRLAPSEIRCRPISHEVMSDVLRRTRGAPPSPIAELAEHMGVGV
- a CDS encoding flavoprotein, yielding MSGPQSSNGRREVLYVIACGSPLARYVGRLVDLAQQDGWDVCVITTPDGAKFVDQAALLRQTGHPVRMHYKQPGDPDLLPPADAMIVCPATVNTVNKWAAGITDTLALGLLVEAQGLGVPIVAVPFTNAAMAAHPAFQAGLARLDEWGVTVLFGDHVFPLHPPGTGERHLHAFPWGVGLTALRARLCPVV
- a CDS encoding Nif3-like dinuclear metal center hexameric protein, with amino-acid sequence MVAELERRYPPVWAEDWDRVGLVLGEPSAPVRRVLCVVDVVPETVAEALAAGVDMIVAHHPLLLRGVSSVAPTTYKGRIVHQLIRAGVALYVAHTNADVAAPGVSDALAARFGLTGLRPLHPAAPGSPAYGPGRGIGRIGELPRSMTLAELTRHAAAVLPATSWGVRAAGDPGRTVRTLAVSGGSGDAFLADAAAAGVDAFLTADLRHHPAGENLAAEGPALLDAAHWATERPWLDDLAALLRETPGVETLVSDLDTDPWTVHAATPAVDDKEPRP
- a CDS encoding C4-type zinc ribbon domain-containing protein, with amino-acid sequence MKADPQVQRRLLDLQAIDTALAQLAHRRRALPERAELESLARELSGLEDERVRAQVAVDDLDRDIARLEKDVDQVRARKEKDQARLAAGTGPARELEALQHELVSLNRRQGDLEDAELELMEQRETAQGVLDGVEQRLAEARDKRAATEQRRDESLAEIAKEEEFKRSARQPLAGDLPAELVTLYDRIREDTGLGAALLTAGRCGGCRLELSGADLARIRKADPDDVVRCEECRRIMVRTNESGL
- a CDS encoding bifunctional RNase H/acid phosphatase, coding for MAPRVVLIEADGGSRGNPGPAGYGAVVRDPDTGEVLAERSESIGVTTNNVAEYQGLIAGLEAAAELGATEVDARMDSKLVVEQMSGRWQIKNAGLRPLAAQAAALVGRFAAVRFSWIPREQNRHADALANAAMDAAAGAPARPVVDEPRIVEPPRAVSGPDEADRARARKVADRAATARTTGSDPTTAPASWEPRPSLTATRLVLVRHGETEYTEQRRYSGRGDIPLSVRGRKQVRATAARVAALAPGAVAVVSSPLSRCVATAEAIAAALGDLPLRRDDDLVECDFGLWEGRTFAEVREGWPGELDAWLASTRVAPPQGESFAGVAERAGRAVAALCEAYPRETVVVVSHVSPIKLLLRDALAADDAFLHRLYLDAAGISVVDLWPDGGVAVRSVNETAHLDGIA
- a CDS encoding DUF3311 domain-containing protein, which translates into the protein MAAPEPEAPPKASSRAKDHSPWNWLLFIPIVVPLVPAFFNADSPRLFGFPRFYWLQLAFIILGVTTTTVVYQLTKKRGDR